A portion of the Pectobacterium brasiliense genome contains these proteins:
- the lldR gene encoding transcriptional regulator LldR: MIVMPRRLTDDVADRVRALINTQNMEAGSRLPAERQLAVQLGVSRNSLREALAKLVSEGLLVSRRGGGTFVRWQHDPWSEQNIVQPLKTLMEDDPDYSFDILEARYAIEASTAWHAAMRATEEEKEKIRLCFEATQSEDPELASRADVRFHLAIAEASHNIVLLQTMRGFFELLQSSVKQSRQRMYLVPPVFAKLTEQHQIILDAILAGNADGARQAMMNHLGFVHTTIKRFDEDLARQARITRLPDDKMDIPKENNE, translated from the coding sequence ATGATAGTGATGCCCAGACGTTTGACGGACGATGTTGCGGATCGTGTACGTGCCTTGATTAATACACAAAATATGGAGGCGGGTTCGCGGTTGCCCGCAGAACGCCAACTAGCGGTACAACTTGGTGTTTCTCGCAACTCGTTGCGAGAAGCATTGGCTAAGTTGGTAAGTGAAGGCCTGTTGGTGAGCCGTCGTGGCGGCGGTACCTTTGTCCGTTGGCAGCATGATCCCTGGTCTGAGCAAAATATTGTACAGCCGCTGAAAACGTTAATGGAGGACGATCCAGATTACAGCTTTGACATCCTGGAAGCCCGATACGCGATTGAGGCCAGCACTGCATGGCATGCCGCGATGCGTGCAACGGAGGAGGAAAAAGAAAAAATCCGTCTCTGTTTTGAAGCCACGCAAAGTGAAGACCCTGAACTTGCTTCGCGCGCGGATGTGCGTTTTCACCTCGCTATCGCTGAAGCATCCCATAACATTGTATTGCTTCAGACCATGCGTGGTTTCTTTGAACTGCTGCAATCTTCCGTGAAGCAGAGCCGCCAGCGTATGTACCTTGTTCCACCGGTATTCGCAAAACTGACGGAGCAGCATCAGATCATACTGGATGCCATTCTCGCCGGTAATGCCGACGGTGCACGGCAGGCAATGATGAACCATCTCGGTTTCGTCCATACGACGATTAAACGTTTTGATGAGGATCTTGCCCGGCAGGCGCGAATTACCCGTTTGCCAGATGATAAAATGGATATTCCTAAGGAGAACAACGAATGA